In one Pasteuria penetrans genomic region, the following are encoded:
- a CDS encoding sortase domain-containing protein — MIRSITWLLWLIVLGSLGVCGYFSYQMWVQVKGSGTDDPLYASNSMENARNTSPQPTIAPGKSVKKIVKSSEVCPKVMELTFPNRSDRVFDVRLAEHIEMENLCLERGPTLIRRSSQLVFPGEPGLAVISAHRDTSFTFLRRKDLRVGDYAVTNDGETKRVFQVRKIRTLPEKEALLHPIRNKHSFLRITTCYPYVFIGGSPERRFFDFDLVREEKGTNWRRPIVDVSS; from the coding sequence ATGATCCGTTCCATAACATGGTTGCTCTGGCTCATTGTCTTAGGATCGTTGGGCGTATGTGGGTATTTCAGCTACCAAATGTGGGTACAGGTTAAGGGTTCAGGAACTGATGATCCCCTCTATGCCTCCAATTCAATGGAAAACGCAAGGAATACCTCCCCCCAACCAACCATTGCCCCAGGGAAGTCAGTAAAAAAGATAGTTAAAAGTTCAGAGGTATGTCCAAAGGTAATGGAGCTGACGTTTCCCAACAGGAGTGATAGGGTTTTTGATGTAAGGCTCGCTGAACATATCGAAATGGAAAACCTATGTCTGGAAAGGGGCCCCACCCTAATCAGAAGATCGTCGCAGCTTGTATTCCCCGGGGAACCTGGCCTAGCCGTCATCTCTGCACATCGAGATACAAGCTTTACATTTTTAAGACGTAAGGATCTAAGGGTAGGAGACTACGCCGTAACAAATGATGGGGAAACCAAACGCGTTTTTCAAGTTCGAAAGATTCGTACCCTACCAGAAAAAGAAGCTTTACTACATCCTATTAGGAACAAGCACTCCTTTTTGAGAATTACAACTTGTTATCCTTATGTCTTTATCGGAGGTTCCCCTGAACGCAGGTTTTTTGATTTTGATTTGGTCCGAGAAGAAAAGGGTACAAATTGGCGGCGTCCCATTGTGGATGTGAGTTCCTGA
- a CDS encoding spore maturation protein, whose protein sequence is MSLHEVLSYVNKLFIPLLLLVIPTVAYFRRVSLVTTFVEGAKGSIPVVLSLFPYLVAMWVAIFVFRESGAFSLLTRFFAPLLELFHIPRDIFPLGLLRSLSGSGGNAFVGSIFREHGPDSFIGNLASVMQVSTETTLYVVATYFGAIGVRRIRYALAVGLLSDVVGLVAAVAICHWWFR, encoded by the coding sequence ATGTCTCTACATGAAGTACTGTCCTATGTAAATAAGCTTTTTATACCTCTCTTGCTGCTAGTGATTCCCACGGTGGCGTATTTCCGACGTGTTTCCTTGGTGACAACTTTCGTGGAGGGTGCAAAAGGGTCGATTCCTGTGGTTCTCTCCCTTTTCCCCTATTTGGTAGCAATGTGGGTGGCAATCTTTGTTTTTAGGGAGAGTGGGGCGTTTTCGTTGTTGACGAGGTTTTTTGCCCCATTGCTGGAATTATTTCATATCCCAAGGGATATATTTCCCCTTGGACTGCTTCGTTCCCTTAGCGGTTCAGGGGGAAATGCTTTCGTGGGGAGTATTTTTCGGGAGCATGGGCCGGATTCCTTCATTGGCAATCTTGCTTCCGTTATGCAGGTTAGCACGGAGACGACTTTGTATGTGGTTGCCACCTACTTTGGTGCTATTGGTGTTCGGAGAATTCGCTATGCGCTTGCGGTTGGCTTGCTATCCGATGTAGTTGGTTTGGTGGCTGCTGTTGCGATATGTCATTGGTGGTTTCGTTGA
- a CDS encoding D-alanyl-D-alanine carboxypeptidase family protein, translating to MLLFLRGEFTVQRNYFFGKAVLTYFALSGSLVPISSAAVDGKSYVPMYRGTVARGEGIHVPVSVPDLAPTARSAVLWDRSSGRILYAKRPYEMRSIASITKIMTAVIALEVGNWEDIVVVSPYAASVGGSSAHLHAGDKIPLGSLLYSLLLHSGNDSAVAIAEHVGSSVRGFVRLMNEKLQYLGLHHTHFQNPHGLSEPGHYGSAYDFARIADYALHHEKFRKIVRSWMVLVPWPNTPHGRRFYNRNRLLGLYHGADGVKTGYTKLAGRTLVSSVTRNGRQLIVVLLTDGNRWRDAIRMFEYGFSQ from the coding sequence TTGTTACTATTTTTACGGGGGGAATTCACCGTACAGAGGAATTATTTCTTTGGGAAAGCAGTCCTCACCTATTTTGCTCTGTCCGGTAGTTTGGTTCCCATTAGTTCGGCTGCAGTAGACGGGAAATCCTATGTTCCTATGTATAGGGGTACGGTTGCCCGGGGAGAAGGGATCCACGTTCCGGTGTCCGTACCTGATTTGGCTCCCACTGCTCGGTCTGCTGTTTTGTGGGATCGTTCTTCTGGGCGTATTTTGTATGCCAAACGGCCCTATGAGATGCGGTCCATAGCGAGTATTACAAAGATTATGACAGCCGTTATCGCTTTGGAAGTCGGAAATTGGGAAGATATCGTTGTGGTATCCCCCTATGCGGCGAGTGTAGGAGGTTCTTCTGCTCATCTGCACGCGGGAGATAAAATACCCCTGGGAAGTCTCTTATACAGTCTTCTGTTGCATTCCGGTAATGATTCAGCTGTTGCTATCGCGGAACATGTTGGTTCATCTGTGCGGGGTTTTGTTCGTTTGATGAACGAGAAGTTGCAATATCTCGGACTTCACCATACCCATTTTCAAAATCCGCATGGTTTGAGTGAACCTGGTCATTATGGGTCCGCTTACGATTTTGCTAGGATTGCAGACTATGCGTTGCATCATGAAAAATTCCGCAAAATTGTACGTTCCTGGATGGTCCTAGTTCCCTGGCCCAACACTCCGCATGGCCGTAGATTTTACAATAGGAATCGATTATTGGGTTTGTATCATGGGGCGGATGGTGTGAAAACAGGGTATACCAAGTTAGCGGGTCGTACGCTGGTTTCCTCTGTTACTAGGAATGGCAGGCAGTTGATAGTTGTCCTCTTAACGGATGGAAACCGATGGCGCGACGCAATCCGTATGTTTGAATATGGTTTCTCACAATAG
- a CDS encoding penicillin-binding transpeptidase domain-containing protein, which produces MIPNKQKSRFRFLTTIGILICTTIGGTIPDNGKALWAKAVQQQTQLPYGETGSYSYDPLIEQSIQNEIGKIVLEKRKYPCNTVENCSKLAKNYKFDIQTSIHTGAQKIAEKIAQQIRYEGGEGLGATLLDNKTGQILALVNGNNESWKHNFALQIRQNGSVNKAIAVYAPAIEEGILDEDDTVYDTIAYKPDGTPYKNDEGYRYLGPIPLWSAIAQSRNLPAINLVRQLGVAKMKKYLGWMGITEDPKEGESLAIGGYNRGVTTAQTAAAYATVIGPTGCYHPPRLVQRIVNEKNEVIFDNQKPACKRPVFSEGTRGSMVRLLHNVIKSGTAKKIGQKFPGDYLFGKTGTSSGHRDHYLVVSSKDYTLAIWVGYYGNQYSPSEKSSSKTKDYFIKLYPKLKKILNIDATIPDFST; this is translated from the coding sequence ATGATTCCTAACAAACAAAAATCGAGGTTTCGATTTCTAACAACGATCGGGATCCTTATCTGCACAACCATAGGGGGAACGATACCCGACAACGGGAAAGCGCTATGGGCCAAAGCGGTACAACAGCAAACACAATTACCATACGGGGAGACAGGTTCATACTCATACGACCCCTTGATAGAACAATCCATTCAAAATGAAATAGGAAAAATAGTCCTAGAAAAAAGGAAATATCCTTGCAATACAGTAGAAAACTGTAGCAAACTAGCGAAAAACTATAAATTTGATATCCAAACATCGATTCACACCGGGGCACAAAAAATAGCAGAAAAAATTGCGCAACAAATCCGTTACGAGGGGGGAGAGGGATTAGGAGCTACCCTCTTGGACAACAAAACGGGACAAATCCTCGCACTAGTCAACGGAAACAATGAAAGTTGGAAACACAATTTCGCACTCCAAATCCGACAAAATGGATCCGTCAACAAAGCAATCGCCGTATACGCACCCGCCATTGAGGAGGGAATACTCGACGAGGACGACACTGTCTACGACACCATCGCCTACAAACCCGATGGAACCCCCTACAAAAACGATGAGGGCTATCGCTATCTTGGTCCTATACCCCTGTGGTCGGCCATTGCCCAATCAAGAAACTTGCCCGCTATCAACCTGGTACGCCAGTTGGGAGTAGCGAAAATGAAGAAATACCTGGGCTGGATGGGAATAACCGAGGACCCTAAGGAGGGCGAATCCCTTGCAATTGGGGGATACAACAGGGGTGTAACCACTGCACAAACCGCAGCAGCCTACGCTACTGTTATCGGTCCCACAGGATGCTATCACCCCCCACGCCTCGTCCAACGCATTGTAAATGAGAAAAACGAGGTCATTTTTGACAATCAAAAACCCGCCTGCAAAAGGCCCGTTTTCAGTGAGGGTACGAGAGGATCCATGGTTCGCTTACTGCATAACGTAATCAAATCAGGTACGGCAAAAAAAATAGGACAAAAATTCCCAGGGGATTACCTCTTCGGCAAAACAGGGACAAGCAGCGGTCACCGGGATCATTACCTTGTTGTCTCTTCAAAGGACTACACCCTCGCGATCTGGGTGGGTTACTATGGGAATCAATACTCTCCATCTGAGAAAAGTTCCTCAAAAACCAAAGACTATTTCATAAAACTATACCCAAAATTAAAGAAAATTCTCAACATCGACGCCACAATCCCCGATTTTTCTACCTGA
- a CDS encoding nucleoside recognition domain-containing protein, with translation MIHFIWGLLLVVGVLAGVYEGRLEHVGKAVLEGAEGATKFCLVLLGGMALWLGFMRLAEEAGMLRVLQRWMRPVTRRLFPSVPVDHPAHSYISSSIIANLFGLPNATMPSGIKAMHQLQELNPDKTTSTPAMCTFSSLITSGLTLMPISMLVLRSQYHSKDPTAIIVPSLMATVVSTVAALLLDWVFRRCTTPRPFSGPSDKSKL, from the coding sequence TTGATTCATTTCATTTGGGGTTTGTTGCTAGTTGTTGGTGTGTTGGCGGGTGTCTACGAAGGTCGTTTGGAACATGTGGGTAAGGCTGTTTTGGAAGGTGCGGAAGGGGCTACGAAGTTTTGTCTTGTTTTGCTGGGGGGGATGGCTCTCTGGTTAGGATTCATGCGTTTGGCGGAGGAAGCTGGGATGTTGAGGGTGTTACAGCGATGGATGCGACCGGTGACTAGACGTCTTTTTCCCAGTGTACCTGTTGATCATCCCGCCCACAGCTATATTTCATCTAGCATAATAGCCAACCTATTTGGGCTTCCCAATGCGACTATGCCAAGCGGTATTAAGGCAATGCATCAGCTACAAGAATTGAATCCTGATAAGACAACATCTACCCCGGCTATGTGTACGTTTTCATCACTCATTACTTCGGGGCTTACCTTGATGCCTATTTCCATGCTGGTTCTAAGGTCACAGTATCACTCCAAGGATCCCACGGCGATCATTGTTCCTTCGTTGATGGCCACTGTTGTATCGACAGTAGCGGCGTTACTTTTGGACTGGGTTTTTCGTCGTTGTACCACCCCCCGTCCGTTTTCTGGTCCTTCCGACAAATCTAAATTGTGA